TCAATATGGCATTTAAAAAAGTCATGAACCTGAATGGCCGAGAGTTTGCTTCCCCCACTGATCTGGAGATAAACAATGCGTCTAAATTCAAGCAGATTGGAGATCTGTATGAGGAGACGACAGCTTACCTGAGAACAGGGAAGGTTCTTACCAATAAGCTGCCCGTAAATTTTTTGTACGCCCAACAGATAATGGAGTCTCTGCCCGATTCGATTATTATCTGCCTTGACAGGCATCCTCTGGATACGATTGTGGGCAACTTTCGCCAGCTATTCAGCTTTGATGACGCCGCGTACCGATATACGCTTGATCTGCAAGATATCGCAAAATATTACCTGTCGTTTAAACAGTTAACTGAATGTCTTGCAGATGTTTACCGTAAGCGGTTTTACGTCCTGAACTACGAGATGCTGGTGTCAAGCCCGGAAACAGAGGTCAGGAAGCTGCTCAGTTTCTGTGGGCTCCCTTGGGAACCGGGTTGCCTGAATATTGAAGCGAACCATACCCCGGTTGCCACGGCAAGCTCTGTTCAGGTGAGGGAGGGGATTCACTCCAAATCCATAGGACAATGGCGCAGATATCAAGGCTGCTTGTCAGAAGCCGCAGCGATTCTGTTGGATGGCCGTATTTCTCTCTGAAGCTTTTACGTCGGCATTAAGCCGTATCTAATCTTAAGAGCTAACTCTACGGGGAAATTTCACTTTGAAATTGCCCCGTCTCTTTCTGTGAGGACCGCTAACTTAAGCTTTTCTTTCGGAATTCCGTGGGTGACTCCCCCGTGAGGCGTTTGAAAAACCGCTGGAAGGAGGATTTACTGTTAAAACCGGATTCCAGCAGGATTTCCATGACCGACATATCCAGGTGATTTTCGTCACTCAGATAGCGCTTTGCCTCCTCCACTCGATAGGAATTGATGAACTCAAAGAAGTTTGTGCCAAAGGCCCTGTTGATGGCAAAGGATACATCCCGGTAGGGGAGACCAATCTTTTCCGAGAACTGTTCAACGTTGATGTTGGGCTGTAAGTACAGCTTTTCCTCTTTGATTCCCCGCATGATCTTGGCAACCAGGCTCGCAATTTTTTCACTGGGGTTGAGGGGCTGATCTTGTTTCTCCTCGGTCTTGGCCGCGGTAAGTTTTGGAGACAAAGCCACACTGTAGAAAAAGATACCAATAAGCAGAATAAAGTTGATGTAGTTGTCCGTGACTCCGTAAGGCAATCTGTACATGACGGCGAGAAAGCTGAGCGTCAGGGACCAGAGCGCGGACGCTATATAGGCGCCTGTCAGTAAATAGAGCCAGATAATAGGTTCGAGATTTACTGAAGAGTTTTGAGTGAATACCACTTTTTGATAACGCCAGACGACCCATAGTGCGTAAGCGAAATAAGCGAAAGGTACAACCTTGATAAACCACAAGCTGTAGTCGATAGCGCGATAGGTAGGGTTGTCGAGACCAAAGGTGTCGAGCCTCAAAAGATTCAGGTCGATGCCAAAATATACGATAACAGCTGCAATGATCGCAGCGGGTATCAAATGCAGCCAGTGATATCGTTGCAGTCGAAAATTGTCATCTGTAATACTGCTGACGTAGAGCATCAAACTCGGGCCTTTCAACAGGGCTGCGACAGTATATAAGTAAGGTGTGGCGGTCAGGATAGCTTCGCTTTTCGGAATGTATTCGTTCCAAATCAGCAGAATGCCAATATCGAAAATGGCAATGCACAGGAAGAATACAGCCAGCAGATATTTGGAAAGATGATTTTTTGTTGTGTAGAGTGGCTGGGATATGGCCAGGACGATGCTTAGGCCTATAGATAGAATAAGAATTACATCGTTAATATTAAAGTAGGTTTCGGTCATTACTATGGTGGTCGTCAACGTATTATTTGGCGCAAAGTATACCAGTGGCACTCCTGATGAGCATCAATCGGACTTGTCGGTTATCCAGAGCCCGTTGGCGGTCCGCGCGGTATGGCGAGGAGCACTTTGCGTACTGCAAATCGCCGGAAATTCTGATACTTTAGCGGCCAGTTTCATTGAGTGCCCTCAAGCCCTCGATCATTAGACGACTGGCGGGTCCGCCATCAAACTGTTGGCCACAGCCGACATGTTTTCCAGACTTGAGTGTTTACCGCTTGCCTATGAGTGACTCTTCCTCCAGCTTTTTACCCGGAACTGTAGATGTACTTGTGATTGGCGCTGGCGCCGCTGGCTTGATGTGTGCTTCGGTGGCGGGTAAGCGCGGACGCAGTGTGCTGGTATTGGATCACGCCAATAAGGTCGGCAAGAAAATTTTGATGTCCGGTGGTGGGCGCTGCAACTTCACCAATCTGTATACATCGCCGGATAACTTCTACGGCGTAAATCCCCATTTCTGTAAATCCGCCCTGGCACGCTATACCCAGTGGGACTTTATCGCGCTGGTGGAAAAGCACGGTATCCCCTACCACGAGAAAACCCTCGGCCAGCTGTTCTGTGACAACAGCTCCCGGGATGTTGTCGACCTCTTGCTGTCGGAGTGTCGCGAAGCCAGGGCCCAGGTCCGCACTCGTTGTGAAATTCAGCGTATCGAACCTCTGCAGGTCAAAGGTTTTGAGGTGCACACTTCATTGGGAAGGGTGGTGTGCGAATCCCTGGTCATCGCCACCGGCGGCCTGTCGATCCCGACGATGGGTGCCACCGGTTTTGGTTATGAAATTGCGCGGCAGTTCGGCCACAATATCATTCCCACACGTGCCGCGCTGGTTCCCTTTACCCTGAATAAACGCGCACTTGCTCGGCAGCAGGAATTGCCGGGCACCTCCCTGGCGGTCAATGCCAGTTGTGCGCTGGGGCATTTTCATGAGCAGATGCTGTTTACCCACAAAGGATTGAGTGGTCCGGCCGTGTTGCAGATTTCCAGTCACTGGAAAGAGGGGATGCCGGTTACGTTTGACCTGGCTCCTGGGCTGAATTTATCCGGGTGGCTTACCGAGCAGCGTGGCAAGAAGCAGGAGAGCTTTCTGCATACGGTACTGGCGGAGCTGTGGAGCAAAAAGCTGGTTCAGTTCTTGCTGCAAAGAAATGCTCTGCAAAGCAAGCCGTTGAAGCAGTATGGGGATGGTGAATTGCGGGACCTGGGTGAAAAACTACAGACCTGGACGCTGATTCCGGAAGGTACAGAAGGTTATCGTACCGCAGAGGTTACATTGGGCGGGGTGAATACCGATGAAGTTTCGTCGCGTAGTATGGAAAGTATGAAACAGCCGGGCCTGTATTTTATTGGTGAAGTACTGGATGTCACCGGCTGGCTTGGTGGTTTCAATTTCCAGTGGGCCTGGGCGTCTGCGCATGCCGCAGGAGGGGAGGTTTAATACGATGGGCAACGTACTGCCATTTAAACGCAAAACTGCTTGGGAAAAGCACAAAGGCAGCAGTCTGTGTCGCGACGGCTTCCACAAATGGAAAGTGGTTACCGAGCGCAAGTTTGATGTGAAGCAGGGAAAGCTGGTAACCGAGTACTGTTGCCAGCGCTGTGGGAAAACCAAGACCGAACTTTTGTAAGCTACCGCCATGCCGGCGCAGGCCGGCATCCAGGTTGATGGCACAGTGGCTTGCTGTGCCTCCTGGTGCTGGATCCCGGATCGAGTCCGGGATGACGGTCATTTTATCGAGAAAATAGCAGCACTTATTGAGCTGTGTCGCCCTTGGGCGCAGCCACACCCATCTCCTCCAGCAGATTATCTGCGTGGTCCACCTTCTCCATTACCCACAGCATGTATTCCACATCCACATGGATGGCGCGGGTGTTGTCGTTGAAGTCCCAGTCCGCATTAATGCTGTCGTAGGTACCATCGAACACCAGGCCGATCAGTTCACCCTTGCCGTTCATGGTGGCGGAGCCGGAGTTGCCGCCGGTGATGTCGACGGTGCTGAGGAAGTTTACCGGAACGGAGTCCAGTTTCTCATCGTAGAAACGACCGTAGTCCTTGTTTTTGATCGCATCCAGTTCTGCCTGGGGCGCATCGAACGGGTCTTTGCCGGTGTACTTGGCCTCGATACCGCGCAGAGTGGTGAAGGGTACGAAGCCATCCTTTCCGTCGTTACCATCGGCTGGGCCTTTGATGGTGCCGGCAGGCGGGGTGTAACCTTTTACCAGACCGTAAGTGAGGCGCAGGGAGCTGTTGGCATCCGGGTAAACCGGTTTGCCCTGCTCGTTGTAGTAGGCGATCAGCAGGTCCATGTACTGCGGGCGCAGTTCCGCGAAGCGACCGGCCATGGCCTTGTCGCGCTCTTCGATCGCAATGCGGTCATCGTAAGTATTGATGGCCAGCTGGATAAACGGATCGTCGCTGTTGCGGAAGTCTTCCGGGGATTTATCCATCCAGGCCAAACGGGTCTCGGTATCAGTGAGGCCGGTGGCTTCGTACATGGCGCTGAGTTTCTGCTGTAATACATCGCCATTCAGTTCACCAGCAAAGTATTTGTCGAAGCTTTCCATGTGCTGGTCTTGCGGCAGCGCATTGTATCGCTCGACAAAGTAGGTCCACACGGCCTGATCCACACTCGGCTCGAAATTGCGCTCATACCGCTTCATGCTTTCGGTAAAGCGGGTCATATCGCGATCCTGGTAACCGGGTTCGCGCTCCATGTTTGGCTTCTGTTTTTCCAGGCTCAGGCGATACAGGCGTTGCGCAGCACTCAACATGGCGGAGCGATTCATGTATCCCAGCAGCAGATCCCGCTCTTGGGTGGACTGCTTTTCGGTAATCAGCTGCTGCAGATCGGCGATCACGGAAGCGTATTTCTGGTTGTTTTCCGGATTGGCCTCGATCCATGCCTGCAGGTCTTTTTCCAGCTGCTGTTTACGGCTCAGGAGGTCACTGCGATTGTAGCCTTCCATCATGCCGGTGAAGTTTTTGGAGTAGTTGTTCAGGCCGGCAACCTGACCTGCGTATTTGAGCGCGGCGTCCTTGTTGTTCTCGGTGGCGTTACCGATCACTTCCGACCACTCCGCCAGCACTTTCTGCATGGTGGGGTAGTACCAGGTGAAGTTGTTGTTCACTTCTTCCGCGGTGCGGTAGCGGTTGGTGCGCCCCGGGTAACCGGCAACCATGACAAAGTCACCTTCCTGTGGTCCCTGGGTAGCGACTTTCAGGAAATGTTTCGGCGCATAGGGCACGTTGTCTTTGGAGAAGTCTGCCGGCTTGCCTTCCGGGCTTACATAGGCGCGAAGGAAAGAGTAATCGCCGGTGTGGCGTGGCCACATCCAGTTGTCGATATCACCGCCGAATTTGCCAATGGAGGATGCCGGTGCATGGACCAGACGCACGTCTCGGATAGCGAGCTGCTTGATCAGGTAATAGCTGGCGCCACCGTAGTAGCTATAGACCTCACAGCGGTGGCCTGGGTCAGATTCACAATCTGCAACGAGGGCCTTTTCTGCGTCTTCAATGGCTTTGAATCGGGTCGCCCCGTCCATGTCATCGCTGAGCGTGCTGTTGATCTTGTCGGTGACTTCGTTCATGTCGACGGTGACATAAATACGCGAGCCTGGGGCTGCGGGCAGTTCTTCTTGTCGTGTTTTGGCAAGAAAGCCGTTCGCCAGCAGATCGTTGTCTTCGGTGGAATTGTAGGAAATGGAACCGTAAGCGCAGTGGTGGTTGGTGGCCACCAGACCCTGTGGGGAAACAAAGGATGCGGAACAACCGCCCAGGCTCACCACAGCATTCATCGGGAACTTGGTCAGATCCGTCATGGTTTTCGGGTCCAGCTCCAGTCCGAGGCTTTGCAGCTTGTCGCCCAGTTCTGGTAACTGGCGGGGCATCCACATACCTTCCGTGGATACACTGTCTGTGGCCGCAATGGGGGCGGACGCAGTGGTGCTTTCAGGCGCGCTTTGGGTATTGGGTTTGCCACAGGCGGTGAGCAGGGCAAGGCTCAGGGATAGGCCAATGGCCTGGTTCAGGGGGATGCGTTTATGTTTCACAGGAAATCCTTCTGCGGTTGTAAGGTCACGCAAGGTAACGATTCAAAATGCAATGGTTAACTTTTGTGCGGCGCTGGAGTTGGAGGCAAAGCGCGCCACGGGCCGCGAATACTGGCACAACAGCCACGGTGGTAAAACACTGCAAAAGCTAATTCGACGTCTCGGTGAGTTGTGGTGTGATCAGTGTAGAATGCCCGTCCGGAGTTTGTTTTCGATCCGGTATCAGAGGTCAGAGGCCGAATGGCAGGGGGCGATTTGGAAAAGCAGGATTTACTGGATATTGCCCGTACACCCATGCCGTTTGGAAAGTACGCAGGCCGGCTACTCATTGACCTGCCGGAGGAATATCTACTCTGGTTTGCCAAGAAGGGCTTTCCCAGGGGGCGCCTGGGACAGCTGATGGCGATAACTCTGGAGATAAAAATTGAAGGCCTGGAAGGATTGATCAAGCCCTTGAAGGCGCAGTGAACCAAAGCGCAGTGAACCAAAGCGCAGTGAACCCTTTTGGGGTCCACTGCGGTAATGTTCTTTTTGGGGAAGCCTTCCTGATCGGTTTAGTAACGCTCGTAAACGCGACGGCCGTTGCTGTCGTAGTAGTAGCGCCGCTTTTTCTCACGATCGTAGAGCCAGCCTCCAACACCGCCCAGCGCCGCGCCCACAGCGGCGCCGCCTACCTTACCACCGGTCACCAGTGCGCCGGTTACCGCGCCGATTCCAATACCTGTGCCAACTCGACGGTCGGTATTGCTCATGTTGGCGCAGCCGGCGGTTGTCAGGGTGAAGGCCAGTGCTGAGACCAGGCCTGTGCGTTTGATAGCTCGAAACTGCATAAAAAACTCCGCTTGTCTCGGGAATTGCCCGTGGAGTTTATGGTGGCGCAAGGGTGAGTCCCAGCAATTGAATCCTCAGTGAAAATATTTGGGCCGCGCAGGCTGGACACTATACTGGTAACAGCCCGGGTAGACTCCCCCATCGCAAGACGAGGTGGAGTGCCAAGAAAAAGCGGTCCGTAACGGAGACTGAGCACGTACGTAAATAGGCCCACAGCGGGTGACCACTGGTCGGAGTGTTGACTTCAGCGAGTGAAAGAGCGGGATGTTTCAGTCAGCTTGATTGGGTAAAAAGGGGTGAGCGGTCGATAAACTATCGGCCGCTTTCTGTTTTCAGGCATAAAAAAACCCGGCAATTGCCGGGTTTTTTTATGCTCTGGTGTTCTATGCGATGCGAATCGCTTAGCGGCTTTCCAGAGAAACGTAGTCGCGCGTGGTGTAGCCGGTGTAAAGCTGACGCGGACGGCCGATCTTGTACGGGTTGGAGATCATCTCGTTCCAGTGCGCAATCCAGCCAGCGGTACGGCCAGTAGCGAAGATCACGGTGAACATATCGGTAGGAATACCGATGGCCTTCATGATGATACCGGAGTAGAAGTCTACGTTCGGATAGAGTTTCTTCTCCACGAAGTACTCATCTTCCAGCGCGATTTTCTCCAGTTTCTTGGCGATACGCAGCAGCGGATCGTTCTCGGCACCCATGGCACCCAGTACTTCGTCGCA
This is a stretch of genomic DNA from Microbulbifer bruguierae. It encodes these proteins:
- a CDS encoding DUF3820 family protein yields the protein MAGGDLEKQDLLDIARTPMPFGKYAGRLLIDLPEEYLLWFAKKGFPRGRLGQLMAITLEIKIEGLEGLIKPLKAQ
- a CDS encoding S46 family peptidase; this encodes MKHKRIPLNQAIGLSLSLALLTACGKPNTQSAPESTTASAPIAATDSVSTEGMWMPRQLPELGDKLQSLGLELDPKTMTDLTKFPMNAVVSLGGCSASFVSPQGLVATNHHCAYGSISYNSTEDNDLLANGFLAKTRQEELPAAPGSRIYVTVDMNEVTDKINSTLSDDMDGATRFKAIEDAEKALVADCESDPGHRCEVYSYYGGASYYLIKQLAIRDVRLVHAPASSIGKFGGDIDNWMWPRHTGDYSFLRAYVSPEGKPADFSKDNVPYAPKHFLKVATQGPQEGDFVMVAGYPGRTNRYRTAEEVNNNFTWYYPTMQKVLAEWSEVIGNATENNKDAALKYAGQVAGLNNYSKNFTGMMEGYNRSDLLSRKQQLEKDLQAWIEANPENNQKYASVIADLQQLITEKQSTQERDLLLGYMNRSAMLSAAQRLYRLSLEKQKPNMEREPGYQDRDMTRFTESMKRYERNFEPSVDQAVWTYFVERYNALPQDQHMESFDKYFAGELNGDVLQQKLSAMYEATGLTDTETRLAWMDKSPEDFRNSDDPFIQLAINTYDDRIAIEERDKAMAGRFAELRPQYMDLLIAYYNEQGKPVYPDANSSLRLTYGLVKGYTPPAGTIKGPADGNDGKDGFVPFTTLRGIEAKYTGKDPFDAPQAELDAIKNKDYGRFYDEKLDSVPVNFLSTVDITGGNSGSATMNGKGELIGLVFDGTYDSINADWDFNDNTRAIHVDVEYMLWVMEKVDHADNLLEEMGVAAPKGDTAQ
- a CDS encoding AraC family transcriptional regulator, giving the protein MTETYFNINDVILILSIGLSIVLAISQPLYTTKNHLSKYLLAVFFLCIAIFDIGILLIWNEYIPKSEAILTATPYLYTVAALLKGPSLMLYVSSITDDNFRLQRYHWLHLIPAAIIAAVIVYFGIDLNLLRLDTFGLDNPTYRAIDYSLWFIKVVPFAYFAYALWVVWRYQKVVFTQNSSVNLEPIIWLYLLTGAYIASALWSLTLSFLAVMYRLPYGVTDNYINFILLIGIFFYSVALSPKLTAAKTEEKQDQPLNPSEKIASLVAKIMRGIKEEKLYLQPNINVEQFSEKIGLPYRDVSFAINRAFGTNFFEFINSYRVEEAKRYLSDENHLDMSVMEILLESGFNSKSSFQRFFKRLTGESPTEFRKKSLS
- a CDS encoding BaiN/RdsA family NAD(P)/FAD-dependent oxidoreductase translates to MSDSSSSFLPGTVDVLVIGAGAAGLMCASVAGKRGRSVLVLDHANKVGKKILMSGGGRCNFTNLYTSPDNFYGVNPHFCKSALARYTQWDFIALVEKHGIPYHEKTLGQLFCDNSSRDVVDLLLSECREARAQVRTRCEIQRIEPLQVKGFEVHTSLGRVVCESLVIATGGLSIPTMGATGFGYEIARQFGHNIIPTRAALVPFTLNKRALARQQELPGTSLAVNASCALGHFHEQMLFTHKGLSGPAVLQISSHWKEGMPVTFDLAPGLNLSGWLTEQRGKKQESFLHTVLAELWSKKLVQFLLQRNALQSKPLKQYGDGELRDLGEKLQTWTLIPEGTEGYRTAEVTLGGVNTDEVSSRSMESMKQPGLYFIGEVLDVTGWLGGFNFQWAWASAHAAGGEV